A stretch of DNA from Cryptomeria japonica chromosome 4, Sugi_1.0, whole genome shotgun sequence:
aaaatattatgttgATAAGCGCTCCTTATGCCGAGGAGGTGCAGGCGCCTTGGAAGATGGAAGTTTCCGTTTGGAATGAAGTTGAGAGAGAGACGCAACCAAACAAATACCAAAGTACAAAGTCTCGCCTGCCTGCTTGCCAACGGTCACAACCTGCTGACTTGCCGGCCAACAACGGTCGGCAAAGAAGCAGAATAAAGTTGACCACCGCGGTACAGTGAAGGCATTTGTGGGCTTGAAGTTTTCAGACTTTACAAAGTAAAGCATATGATTCTGTATTTGGAGACATAACCCTGTATTTTTTATACCCCCATTTGTGATCATTCAATAAAGGCATGGTGAAAATGCAAGGAGCATCAGGGATTTTGAGAAAATGGAGAAAATGGTCCATGGGCTATCAGGTACTGTCCCTACCGGTGCCCACATCTTTCAAGAGAAATAAAAGAAGCCCAGTTACTGTTGTggtgggaaaagaaaagaaaaccttcaagGTTGAGTCTCAGATTTTGGAGTACTATCAGTTTCAACCTCTGCTGGAGAAGGCCAGTGTTGGGGACAGAGAGTGCTGTATTTTCTTGACCTGTGATGCAATCCTCTTTGAGCACATGTTGTGGCTGGTTGATACCCATGACCCATCTCTTCGTTCTCTCAATGTGGAGCTGCTCTTGGAGTTTTATGCCCAGGAATCAGATCATCCTAATACTGCATCCTCGTTGCTCTGGGATTGAGCCATTTTTCTTTAGAAGATGAAATGGGTCCATTGAATCCTCATCAAAATGTATGTATTCTTGTCAAGCTCACAGACCTCAACTTCAATTAGGTGGGTCTCCTTGCTACTCTGTTTCTTTGCATTTCCCCTCAAATTGGAAAATAGTTTAAGCTCTGGCTTATGATTTTATACCCAAATTCATTGTGGGTTGCAATTATAGATTAGTGGTAGAAAAAGTATGAGGCTACTTGGATGCAAAGGTAGGAAGAGATAGCCTATGCTTTGAGTTGGGTTTTTCCCATCACAGGGATGGAAGAGATTGTGTCTTCAATGGAGGAATATATTCTTTGTAATGTAAATACTGCTGTGGTCAATAAACAAACAAATACCTCATCCAAAAGAACTACATTATCTATAATCTCCTCGATTTTCAATTGTTTTATAATACTATTGATGCCTGTTTGTTTCTTCAGAAAATGAAATGGGTTTATTGAATCCTCATCAAAATGTATGTTTTCTTATCAAGCTCATAGACCTAAGCTTCAATTAGGTGGGTCTCCTTGCTGCTCTGTTTCTTTGCATTTCCCCTCAAATTGGAAGATAGTTAAGCTTTGGCATATGATTTTATACCCAAATTCATTGTAGGTTGCAATTATAGATTAGTGTTAGAAAAAGTGTAGATTATCCTTTTATACCCAAATTTTATTGTAGGCTGCAATTGGCTGCGATTAGAGATTAGCCAATGCTTTTAAGGAGATAGATTTGAGTTGGGTTTATCCTATCACAGGGATGGAAGAGATTTGATGGAGCTTACTCTGTCTTCAATGGAGGAATA
This window harbors:
- the LOC131040977 gene encoding auxin-responsive protein SAUR76, producing the protein MVKMQGASGILRKWRKWSMGYQVLSLPVPTSFKRNKRSPVTVVVGKEKKTFKVESQILEYYQFQPLLEKASVGDRECCIFLTCDAILFEHMLWLVDTHDPSLRSLNVELLLEFYAQESDHPNTASSLLWD